AAGTTAAATTTGTACTGATGAATGAGGGCGCCAGACATTTTACTTCAAGTTGTCATgaataaaacctacatagtacaatCAGTATAAGAAGCcaattattaagatatatttttcatattatactcGTCATTCATAattcttatgaaatattttgcatcttcattaCATATCCtcttcatatttcataaataattaataattattcattcaaagtaataaatatagttaaagaaaagagtaaagatccTTTGCATTCAATATTCAGAGCTTTATTTGAGTCCACCTTTTCAGTGTTCAGATCAAGTTCGAAATCTCCGGGTCTATGGGAAAATAATGTCTGGATATAATTGAAGTCTTGTCTAAGACAATATATCTTTCCCACAAGTTCTTCCTTGTTTTTTGACATTACTTATTTCATTCCACGCCATTcatcaaaatgtaaaatttctttttttcaagtagCAActgttttttagtatttatccGCGAATCATATCTATTAGTTTTATCggcaaataaattgttttgtataGATAAAAAAGGCAGTCTGAAAATAACACATAAGGGTTTCCCCGAGACACAATATATGCCAAGGTGAAAACTGGGTGTGACCCATATATTCTCCGAATGCATAGGTTTATAAAGGACCTGATGGTCCATAATAAGAAGAGAATCACTGTTCACTATCTTGCTTTTGCTTTCATTGAGTGATGTAAATGTGAATGTGGATAATTTAAACGAAATAAGATCTGTTAtaggagaaagaaaaaatgtcctATGTGCACTACTCTTGCTCAACACTAGGGGTTATATTgccatttatacaaaattattatagaacTAATTTCGAGAATGGTTTGAACTCTATTACTTTTCCCCTCTCAGATTTTTTTGGGATCCCAATTTCTGGAGGGATTTCcttaattaaaaagtgtttaacCAAGGAGTGTTGTATGGAAATAGATGTCGTCAAAGAAAAAGATCAGAATAGGTCATCTTCAACTGTTATTATGGGTGGCTATTCAAGCTAAAGGAACATCTGGGATTCAAGAAGAAATAAGAACAATACGAAAGAACTGTTTATGTACAAAAGACTCTCGCactaaatcataaattttttcaattcaatgaaTTCCATAGAAGGAATACAGGCTGATCTATTGAGATACATGGTAAACTTGTTTCGAATTCCTCACGAAGAACTTTATGCCGTAGTTACAACTGGTGGAAGTTTTAGTAACTTGCTTGGCTCACTCATTCCTCGAACTCACTTCCAGAAtcccattttatatataagtgaTGATGCTCATTACTCTATTATCAAATAGTCCAGAATACTAAATATCTACTACATCATCATAAGGAGTCAAGACTCGGGAGAGATCGACTATGAAGATCTTGAAAAACAAGTGATTGGCAACATTAATCGCCCAGTTatcattaatttgaatattggaACGACGTTGAAGGGTGATGTTGACAacattaaaaaagcaaaaataattttcaggaaGTTAAAACTGACCAAAAATCCTATATACTGGGATGCAGCACTGGATGGGGGTTTTCTACCCCTAATTAACAATGCTCCACTGTACGGTTTTGACCTAGGCATTGACCCTGTATCCATTTCAATGCATAAATACCTTGGAGTTCCAATTCCCTGTAGTATATTTTTGACACGTAAGATCTTTATGACTAATGAAACAActcaaataattgattatatattttctgtcaAGGATGGCATTGTGGTTGCCCTCTCTGGGTATGCGATTATTGGACAGAGAACTATAACTCCAAGAAAAGAAGCCAATGAGCTacttcaaaaggaaaaaatgaaaggaatatTGCCACTTGAAAAAACGAATTCAGTAAAGCAGTCTACTTTAAGAAACCCTCAAAGAAAGTTATATCTAAATGGAAGCTTGCAACAGTCGGAGATTTGAGTAACATCATACTAATGCATCATGTTGACTATGATATcattaacgatttttttaataatatacttacaGATTTTAAGGATCCcgatcaaaatatatcaattaccTAGTCTTGGTAATAagacaagtttatttttatcaaatatcatCATTAATTAGTTATCGTATTTTATGTTTGCCTTCATTATTTACCTTTTAACTtgtatctttaatattaattctgattgttatttaattttaaattggaacAAATTATGTAAAACCTTGGATGGAATAATAtgtaatgatataatattaacttatagtttaaaaacaaaaaaacaattttgcatATACCAACGGTATTTTAACCTGCCTCTCAAGATCCATGAGGTTTCAGATAATTAATTACTCATATCTTATGGATGTCACggtattcattttttacttgattaattatattgacaAGATAGGTAGATGGGTTTTACGAAGACGCGACGTCTGAAggatatgtaatatatatatatatatgtacaaagttatgtatatatttcaaggTCAACTTAgattggtatttatttttattatttagaaaagaaacaaattttttctcaatactttttttttatctttctttgtCTACATAACTTTTTGCGCACTAGCATAGCGcatacaatgtatttttctttcagcttATTATTAGTTTTCATAAGTTAagtcttgtatgatttaaagcagctcaatttacatattatgaactcaaaaaagtttggatgtatatagtaatttaaaacaataaagtcCCTTGATTAGAATTTATAATCTggcattgatttttattttgataaaattatcaactcaatgtttataacaattaataacctagacttaggatttttgaggcaaaataagcaaaaaaagagtgctaaaatgttaaaaaataaacacccaAAATGTTAAAATAGAGCAATTtacattttaggaaaaatacataaggtattatgtattttatacataataccTTATGTATTAGACATATAAGGATaattcaaagtaataaaaacatAGTAGTTTTAAACTTACTAAAAGACCGTTCTTCCTCCATATTAGTAGTTGttgtaaatttgaaattgggtttctattttattattagacgGAGGCATCTCATTAACATCACCATTGACTTTACAACCAAAAATTTTGGATAAATTGAAGACCAGGATTTATTAATTTAGcgaaaaattatttctctttataATGCAAGATTCAAAGGGTGACTTCTGGGCACAAACAATGAAGTCTTGGGATTACATGTAGGTAGGTATCTttataaatcttctaaatttattgtataataacagtattttattattaaacttgaaacttattttgtgaaaaacctccacattttatatataatttttttttaaatgaaacctaAATCCAGATCCTACTTTATTTGGTCCGAACTTCGAGTATATGCTTATAAAATTCGAGACAAGTTtctgtctaattttggttttggatttttgggggggtatggggggggCTAGATCCATAAGTTGTGGTATCCGAAATATAAGTCGAATATTTACATCTAAAGATTCCAACAGATCCAGTTCCGAGAAAATATGGCTTTGTCCTATCAATACTTTACTTGGTGTCATATATAGACTTGTAATTGTTCTTAatggctgttttcttttttaaatcggGCATTTCGGTTTCTTGCTATGGCTCTTGGAACCAGGAACGTTTAACATTTAAACGAAAAAATAGTAGTCACGCcccaattttcttttattttgtttctgcTCACGAAAACGCtgtgaaaaaagttaaagagaTTATCTGTTATTGAGTTTGTATcatcttatttacaaaaatatttttctaaaagaaacgAAAATATTCGAATCTCCTCGACTTTTTTGGGCACATATTAACGATGTAGTATTATCAATTGAATCTAGCATTTGTGTTGGAGGTAGTATCGATCATGTACACAAGATACACTGTAGATAGGGCTCCttcatgtatataatattaatccttttaggaaaaaatggcaggagaAAAAAGATAAGTGTCtatgtggaaaaaatggcaaaattcgTTTAAACTGAAATAATACCTGtcaccaataaaatatatatttagataaaaaataaactaacacGACATCGGTTCCAATAGAAGAAGTACTAATCACTTAATTAAATCGTTACTCATGGATTCACAAACAAACCTTAGcataatattttgtcttttgagaaatacaaaaatacaaggCACCTGAAATTTTTGAGGACAGGAATCACCGTCCCAAGGATGGCgtccactctactcccttataaagcctggtagttttcctcggacTAATTTTCATCTCATCGTCCCTCTTAAAATTTGGaatcgaacatctcttgagatggatggtCAGGttataacgattttttttttttttttttttttgagaatttaaaaGTCCACTTCTTCCGGTCTTAATGATAGAAGAATGTTCTCAGGCCGTAgctattatcaaattaaaagcaCGTCtgaatatcaaatttgtctCTCAATTGTTCAAATgtgttgattttatatatttagttttatggTAAACTTCAAACTATTGTAGTACCTATTAGTATTTGCAattaacatatcttattttatatccGGAGCCTTATATCTGAATCTAAAAGTGAATTGATACCGTCATAGTTTCATCCCTTGAATATATCcattgttatatacatatatgaattgatTCCTAACCGAAAAAGTAATTCACTCTACTATCGTATGAAGCTCAGCTTGGTTTGGTTCGCTTCTTCGGATAAATTTGCATCCCATCATCCTCccgtatatataaataattgaacatCTCTTTTTGCTGATAAATTATCCGAAATCTCTTCTCTTATCCTAATTCTTAGAGAACATGCAAGGATTTCTGTCTCTAATGAATTAAGATTGATCTAAGTATATGAAAAGtacatctaaattaaaaatatgtctctCCATTTATCCAAATGTTTGAGAGTAATAGAACTGATATATTTCAACATTAAGATAATAACTAATGTATCATGTTGTGATAAtcttaataaacatattttattcatttataatggCGTATAGAAGAGGGCGTATGACTAGACATTGACCAatcatatctattttttgaaaaattcatagatgtaacttttataattacataaattctCTTTACAAActactttgattttttccccatagatttatatttgatctaaattagttgaaaattatacttttttcaaagataaataagCAGAAAATAACTATCGAAATCACTAATTTgatgatgaatattttattcataaaaatgacattttaagaGCTTTGAAAGgttattagtatatttaagaTAACCAGAAATGGACcaatgatcaaaataaataaaaaagataatattttttctgtaattgaGAGATAAAATTTAGGTAGATAGACAAAACAGATTCAAAAAcgacaaacttttaaaatacaattcagTAAGAGAAATATTAGTGACCTCAAATCTTTGAGTTCTTGAAACCTTTCCATAGATATGGCGTCAACCATACGTACCGTAATtaaccaaattaaataattgcatgagtgtcgaataattttttagagccgtttctgtctttgttaaatatgtatttacctttattcaataaataaattgattgatggaattaaatattgataaaggaatttacattaatatttgttttacaacttaatgaagttggagccGGATTCTGAATGAATCTATAAAgttgtaatattcatattttttaacaaatattaggAAATACCATTATTATTGTTGATTATaaacgtagttacatattcaaatgtggttgtatcatactagaaaaatttACATAACAATTTATAAGCCTATAAGTCATttgttatggttctcataacttggcttgatacATTGGAAGCAGACTTGGACATACAGCATAAAAACGAACGGTATTCactttttccgttcattttttgaacgaatgaacgacaaacagaaaataaatgaacgatgaacggaaaaaaatatgaacagtgTTCATTTTGACGTTCATTATCTTATTGTCCATAAGAGATagcttttgactattttttcaaagattgctacatctttttttcttgattatgcgtataattataattattatctttgatgatggctaaaatatagtttatttatgtggtctaacttctttttttttttcaatccgttgcttcgtttaattgcgCCATTCACTGGAAAGTAAGCcatctcaagatagccttcaagattaagacaaagtactttaaactactttcatattgcacagtaataaagattgaaggtgccaAAGTCGGATTAAAATTCATGTACTTCGCATGGACAGTTTGGATAAAAACTTCATaagatactagataaataaatgcattaactatgtacaaaaagagaactgttacaaaataaaaatactacatgagcaaaaatatatgtatagtgtataccgTTGATGtgcacttattattttcattctaagAAATGCAGTTATTAACTGGTTATAGGTCCGGTTGTAGCCAAAAAGTCATTAAGAACTAATTTTATCCTGTCACACGGCAAGCactccaaataataaaaaaccagaACCCACCTCTCTGAAGAGGTGAACACTATAGACAAACTGAGAGTGAAGATGAACTCacagtaataaatatatgattaattttgacATAGAAGAGTCTCAATGAAATAAAGAATCGTACTGGAAATgagaatttaactttttggagcTGATGATAGGAGCAAACAACACACGAGAATTATAGCACATCTTTGCAAAGTTGATTATTTTCCGAGGTTCCATGAGTTGAAGTGAAGCGACTTGGACTCCAAAAGACAACATGAATATTTGGCTAGAGTTAGAATCCGAGTAGAAATTTAAGAGTGAATCGGATATTGGAGGTACCCATAAAATACATGGTACCATATCGCAGAACTGAGTTCATTATATTCTTTTCAGAGACGGAGTTGGAAAAACCGACGTGatcctttataaatttattaatacgaCCAAAAGaggaatgataatttttctttttctaatttatctacCGTGTGTCTGTTCCTCCCTGTATtcgttctcataaaataatatgagatcctTCATCTCAAGGATTGCCAAATAATCAAGGATTCCCCCACGTACAAGAGTAGGtacgttgtattttgaattttatccacgcaagagataaatattcaaacagcaTTTTCActcctatgtatatttatctcctatatttttgataaaattatgtcaactaaattaataaataattggaataGTATAATCTACAGCAAAATTACCTTGCACACAAAAccataaatcaaaaagtaagtGCGTGTAACGAGTGTTTGGAATCCTGAAGAtttgtttcatatattaaacTCCTATgcaaatattgtataataataagatttgaaTTTTATGATTGAAATCTTTATTTCGAAATAATATCTATGGGACTTTTGCATACATATTATGAGTACAGATCTGGAAGTACTatgcctaaaaatatatattgtatattgttatatatggGTATATCGTACTTTCAAAAGCCATTTTCATGGCTTTGGACAGTACAGAATGTGTTCTAGATATggtataataaaatgaaaaaaagtatatatgacTATTATATAGATTTGAGACTATTGAGAAATGTGTTAGACTGAATGCTTTGTGACATTTTCTTTGGTAGAAGAAAATCCACTTGATCCCGGAGGTTTTTTGTGTAAAAGCATTGTAACAAACTCTTCGTAGTTTACATTCCCATCTCCATCAATATCTGCTTCCCGTATGAGCTCCAAGCTCTCGTCTTCAGTCAATTTATCACCCAGGGTGGTTAGGACTTGTGTTAAATCTGGTACAGTAATAAAGCCATGGCCTTCACGATCAAATACACGAAAAGCTTCACGAATCTCCTCTTCGATATCGCCATCGTCATGTACATTTTtggtcattaaataaataaactcattaAAGCTGATGCATCCGTTTCCGTCCTGATCGATTTCGTTAATCATTTccttgagtttaaaaaaaaatgtagttataataaaatgataattattatttcaatacattaTTCGTATATATATAGAGTTTTCAATGACGCCATCATGgctgatattttataaaataaaattgacaaatttaaaagaaatattgatgaaaacttgatcaaattgttttttttacaaaaagaaacaacattCACACTAGCATTGAATACAAAATGATTCCaaagaaaatagtaatatttcaatgaaatctaattaatagatattaaaaaatactaatgaaatggctagatttttaaaatctattttattttggacCAATTTAGGGATGGggaaaaatgataattgaagAAAGATGTTGGCAAATTtaattgaaagtttatttttggctCTAAACTGTgtatataagaaagaaaattgacttaaaagtattttaaaattaatagactctgatata
The genomic region above belongs to Lepeophtheirus salmonis chromosome 8, UVic_Lsal_1.4, whole genome shotgun sequence and contains:
- the LOC121121975 gene encoding neo-calmodulin — translated: MEVDMNENNKTLDEINVLLPEDKLQEYREVFSFFDRDGGGTITSVELGQVMRTFGWNPTEGDLQEMINEIDQDGNGCISFNEFIYLMTKNVHDDGDIEEEIREAFRVFDREGHGFITVPDLTQVLTTLGDKLTEDESLELIREADIDGDGNVNYEEFVTMLLHKKPPGSSGFSSTKENVTKHSV